The following proteins come from a genomic window of Lolium rigidum isolate FL_2022 chromosome 5, APGP_CSIRO_Lrig_0.1, whole genome shotgun sequence:
- the LOC124657438 gene encoding protein DETOXIFICATION 49-like, with amino-acid sequence MATCHCSDSPQCHHRPLLGYPKLQDHKRKTVPAGGGVLAEVASILCLTGPMVGAGILLYLRSLVSMLFLGRLGELPLAGGSLALGFANITGYSVLSGLAGGMDPVCGQAFGAGRTDLLRAALRRTVVLLLLASIPICVLWVAMHRVLVATGQNPEIASTAYAYILCSVPDLVVQSFLHPLRIYLRAQSVTLPLTYAAAAAVLLHVPINFLLVDVLGLGIRGVALGAVCTNLNFLLFLVAYVCFFGMYSHDDGDTKACAAPAEEECAKEWWSLVRLSVHSCMSVCLEWWWYEIMVLLCGVLADPKAAVATMGVLIQTTSLIYIFPHSLGCAVSTRVGHELGAGRPERARLVARVGLGLGAALGLVACAFAVSVRGVWARMFTSDDAILRLTAAALPLLGLAELGNCPQTTGCGVLRGSARPQKAARINVWAFYGVGMPVTLALAFRPAHLDFRGMWGGMLAAQLVCAAQMLRAVLGTDWEEQTERARELTGGGTADAGDILDEADGHKRKHAEATKAGADNAMLMVASCV; translated from the coding sequence ATGGCAACCTGCCACTGCTCGGACTCACCGCAATGCCACCACCGCCCCCTGCTGGGATACCCCAAGCTGCAAGACCATAAGAGGAAGACTGTGCCTGCTGGCGGCGGCGTTCTTGCTGAGGTGGCCTCCATCCTCTGCCTCACAGGCCCAATGGTTGGCGCCGGGATCCTCCTCTACCTGCGCTCCCTCGTGTCTATGCTATTTCTCGGTCGCCTCGGCGAGCTCCCTCTCGCCGGCGGCTCCCTCGCGCTCGGCTTCGCCAACATCACCGGCTACTCCGTGCTCTCCGGCCTCGCCGGCGGGATGGACCCCGTCTGCGGCCAGGCGTTCGGCGCGGGACGCACGGATCTCCTTCGCGCGGCACTCCGGCGCACCGtcgtgctgctcctcctcgctTCCATCCCCATCTGCGTCCTCTGGGTCGCCATGCACCGCGTCCTCGTCGCCACCGGCCAgaacccggagatcgcctccacggCGTACGCGTACATCCTCTGCTCCGTCCCCGACCTCGTCGTGCAGTCCTTCCTCCACCCGCTCCGCATTTACCTCCGCGCGCAGTCTGTCACGCTCCCGCtcacctacgccgccgccgccgccgtcctcctccaCGTGCCCATCAACTTCCTCCTCGTCGACGTCCTCGGCCTCGGCATCCGCGGCGTCGCGCTCGGCGCGGTCTGCACCAACCTCAATTTCCTGCTCTTCCTCGTGGCGTACGTGTGCTTCTTCGGAATGTACAGCCACGATGACGGCGACACGAAAGCGTGCGCGGCGCCGGCCGAGGAGGAGTGCGCCAAGGAGTGGTGGAGCCTGGTGAGGCTGTCCGTGCACAGCTGCATGTCGGTCTGCTTGGAGTGGTGGTGGTACGAGATCATGGTGCTCCTCTGCGGCGTGCTCGCGGACCCaaaggcggcggtggcgaccatgGGTGTGCTGATACAGACCACGTCGCTCATATACATCTTCCCGCACTCCCTCGGCTGCGCGGTGTCCACGCGCGTCGGCCACGAGCTCGGCGCCGGGCGACCGGAACGGGCGCGCCTGGTGGCACGCGTCGGGCTCGGCCTTGGAGCGGCGCTCGGGCTCGTGGCGTGCGCATTCGCGGTGTCCGTGCGGGGAGTGTGGGCGCGGATGTTCACGTCGGACGATGCAATCCTGCGGCTCACGGCCGCCGCGCTCCCGCTGCTGGGTCTGGCCGAGCTGGGCAATTGCCCGCAGACGACGGGGTGCGGCGTCCTGCGCGGCAGCGCGCGGCCTCAGAAGGCGGCGAGGATCAACGTCTGGGCGTTCTACGGCGTGGGCATGCCGGTGACGCTGGCGCTGGCGTTCCGGCCGGCGCACCTGGACTTCCGCGGGATGTGGGGCGGCATGCTCGCCGCTCAGCTGGTCTGCGCCGCGCAGATGCTGCGCGCCGTGCTCGGAACCGACTGGGAGGAGCAGACGGAGCGCGCGCGTGAGCTCACCGGCGGTGGTACCGCGGACGCCGGCGACATTCTCGATGAAGCCGACGGGCACAAGAGAAAGCATGCAGAAGCCACCAAAGCAGGCGCCGACAACGCAATGCTCATGGTGGCCAGTTGTGTGTAG